A single region of the candidate division KSB1 bacterium genome encodes:
- a CDS encoding N-acetylmuramoyl-L-alanine amidase: protein MLLVFAANEWGCGAKPMPRPTNTARESKRPLYPLSSDSEPRQKPMAEVEPVERTPAVSPSRSDASKTSSGDVVSRPPVSGDRQNIAPSLSHPELTFQKNAAGEREAVYHLKKGEALYSAVVVRFTGRVDADEVNAIAQKLLEYNGIGDATKITAGTPIRIPARFLDEEILRGKTPAAINRSASPSRPRSARPGRQPRSELHVILDAGHGGSDPGTIVRGWVEDEIAYDLMLRIKRGLQERGVKVYSTVRDKQTGDRIDGLLANNRDEYVKVTPEYYMADSRVALNLRIYLIEDLYRWMLRRGIPAENIFMISIHLDHLHPALGGAMAYYPGAAERASQFKAGGSIYRYYQESRLETIHFNRRESENAEDASKAFALDLIENFRRARIPVHDYQPVRSYVYRRDHKWTPGIIRYSRVPVSILLEAANLSNRNDLGRIRSASFRQGLAEVVVRTIMAQE from the coding sequence ATGCTTTTGGTTTTCGCAGCGAATGAATGGGGGTGCGGCGCCAAGCCGATGCCGCGCCCGACGAACACCGCGCGCGAATCCAAACGCCCGCTCTATCCGCTCAGCTCGGATTCCGAGCCGCGCCAAAAACCGATGGCGGAAGTCGAGCCGGTCGAGCGCACGCCGGCAGTTTCTCCCTCGCGGTCGGACGCCTCGAAAACAAGCTCCGGAGACGTCGTGAGCCGCCCGCCGGTTTCCGGGGATCGGCAGAACATAGCGCCTTCCTTATCGCATCCTGAGCTCACTTTTCAAAAAAACGCCGCCGGTGAACGCGAGGCGGTTTATCATTTGAAAAAAGGTGAGGCGCTTTATAGCGCCGTCGTGGTGCGTTTCACCGGCCGTGTTGATGCCGATGAAGTCAATGCCATTGCCCAAAAACTGCTCGAATACAACGGCATTGGCGACGCGACGAAAATCACCGCGGGCACGCCGATTCGAATTCCGGCGCGGTTTCTCGATGAAGAAATTTTGCGCGGCAAAACTCCGGCGGCGATCAACCGCAGCGCTTCGCCAAGCCGGCCGCGGTCTGCCCGGCCAGGGCGCCAGCCGCGAAGCGAGCTGCATGTGATTTTAGACGCCGGGCACGGCGGCAGCGATCCCGGCACGATCGTGCGCGGCTGGGTCGAAGACGAAATCGCCTACGATCTGATGTTGCGAATCAAGCGCGGCCTGCAGGAGCGCGGCGTCAAGGTTTACTCGACGGTGCGCGACAAACAAACCGGCGACCGCATCGATGGCTTGCTGGCGAATAATCGCGACGAATATGTCAAGGTCACACCGGAATATTACATGGCAGACAGCCGGGTGGCGTTGAATCTGCGCATTTATTTGATCGAGGATCTTTACCGCTGGATGCTGCGCCGTGGCATTCCGGCGGAAAATATTTTTATGATCAGCATTCATTTGGATCATTTGCATCCGGCCCTGGGCGGGGCGATGGCGTATTATCCGGGCGCCGCGGAACGCGCGAGCCAGTTCAAGGCCGGCGGCAGCATTTACCGTTATTACCAAGAAAGCCGGCTCGAAACGATTCATTTCAACCGCCGGGAATCTGAAAACGCCGAGGACGCCAGCAAGGCTTTTGCGCTGGACTTGATCGAAAATTTTCGCCGGGCACGGATTCCGGTGCACGACTACCAGCCGGTTCGCAGCTATGTTTATCGCCGCGATCACAAATGGACGCCCGGCATCATTCGCTACAGCCGGGTGCCGGTTTCGATTTTGCTGGAGGCCGCCAATCTTTCAAATCGCAACGATCTCGGTCGCATCCGTTCGGCGAGTTTCCGCCAGGGATTGGCGGAGGTTGTGGTGCGGACGATCATGGCGCAGGAATGA
- a CDS encoding nucleoside 2-deoxyribosyltransferase, with translation MMASSLKIYFAGAISAGRERQVVYAEMVDFLESLGAEVLSAHVARADVLEYESTLQPEEIFQRDMQFIANCDGMIAEVSRPSLGVGYEIATALTLWRPTLCLCEQGTFLTRMLTGNPHERLQIHFYRETDEWQEAIREFHRHLRDANSAPLYA, from the coding sequence ATGATGGCATCTTCATTGAAAATCTATTTTGCCGGGGCGATCAGCGCGGGAAGAGAACGGCAAGTGGTTTATGCCGAGATGGTCGATTTTCTCGAATCGCTGGGCGCCGAGGTGCTGTCGGCGCATGTCGCGCGCGCCGATGTGCTGGAATATGAGTCAACGCTGCAGCCCGAGGAAATTTTTCAACGCGACATGCAGTTCATCGCAAACTGTGACGGCATGATTGCGGAAGTGAGCCGGCCTTCGCTCGGCGTCGGCTACGAAATCGCCACCGCGTTGACGCTGTGGCGGCCAACGCTGTGTCTGTGCGAGCAGGGAACTTTTTTGACCCGCATGCTCACGGGGAATCCGCATGAGCGATTGCAAATTCATTTTTATCGCGAGACTGATGAATGGCAGGAGGCGATACGAGAATTTCATCGACATTTAAGGGATGCGAATAGTGCGCCGCTTTACGCTTGA
- a CDS encoding LeuA family protein gives MENFNGRDLIYDWNVHDGAWKPDKPIEFDDETLRDGLQSPSVTDPPIADKIRILHYMHELGIQAANIGLPGAGPRAKADVMALAKEIANSKLRIFPNCAARTMEADIIPIVETVQQVGMSIEAATFIGSSPIRQYAEEWNLDFLLHTVEKAVTFVVKQGLPSMFVTEDTIRSHPDDIRALYSTAVNCGAKRVVCCDTVGHATPSGVKALIRFVRSVVHKIDPEVKVDWHGHRDRSLSLTNTLAAIEAGADRVHGTMLGIGERVGNTPLDLVLVNCKLLGWIDNDLTMLKDYADLVSRACEVPIPVNYPVLGRDAFRTGTGVHAAAIAKAKKKGQDWLADRVYSGVPASWFGRQQEIEIGHMSGESNVIYWLNEHGYEPKREWVEAIFNRAKTMPRNLTDEEIRAIINATTD, from the coding sequence ATGGAAAACTTCAACGGGCGTGATCTCATTTACGATTGGAACGTCCACGACGGCGCGTGGAAGCCGGACAAACCGATTGAGTTCGACGACGAGACGCTGCGCGACGGATTGCAATCGCCGTCGGTGACCGATCCGCCGATTGCGGACAAGATTCGCATTTTGCATTACATGCACGAGCTTGGCATTCAGGCGGCCAACATCGGCTTGCCGGGGGCCGGGCCGCGCGCGAAAGCGGACGTGATGGCGCTGGCCAAAGAAATTGCCAACAGCAAGCTGCGCATTTTCCCGAACTGCGCCGCACGCACCATGGAGGCGGACATCATTCCGATTGTTGAAACCGTGCAGCAAGTCGGCATGTCCATCGAAGCGGCAACGTTTATCGGCTCCAGCCCGATTCGCCAATATGCTGAAGAGTGGAATCTTGATTTTCTCCTGCACACGGTGGAAAAAGCCGTCACGTTCGTCGTCAAGCAAGGGCTGCCGTCGATGTTCGTGACCGAGGACACGATTCGTTCGCATCCCGACGACATCCGGGCGTTGTACTCGACCGCGGTGAATTGCGGCGCGAAACGTGTTGTCTGTTGCGACACGGTCGGCCATGCCACGCCGAGCGGGGTGAAAGCGCTCATTCGCTTTGTGCGCAGCGTCGTGCACAAAATCGATCCGGAGGTCAAAGTCGATTGGCACGGCCATCGCGATCGCAGCCTTTCGCTGACCAACACGCTGGCGGCTATTGAAGCCGGCGCGGATCGGGTGCACGGCACGATGCTCGGCATCGGCGAGCGCGTCGGCAACACGCCTTTGGATTTGGTGCTGGTCAATTGCAAGCTGCTGGGGTGGATTGACAACGATTTGACCATGCTCAAAGATTACGCCGATTTGGTCTCGCGCGCCTGTGAAGTGCCGATTCCGGTGAACTATCCGGTGCTGGGCCGTGACGCTTTTCGCACCGGCACCGGCGTGCATGCCGCAGCGATTGCAAAGGCGAAAAAGAAGGGGCAAGATTGGCTGGCGGATCGTGTTTATTCCGGCGTGCCGGCGAGCTGGTTCGGCCGCCAGCAGGAGATCGAAATCGGCCACATGAGCGGCGAGTCGAATGTGATTTACTGGTTGAATGAGCACGGCTACGAGCCGAAACGCGAATGGGTCGAGGCGATTTTCAACAGGGCGAAAACGATGCCCCGCAATCTGACGGACGAGGAAATTCGCGCGATCATCAATGCAACAACTGATTAA
- a CDS encoding enoyl-CoA hydratase-related protein, producing MSFQNIIFETKNKIAYLTLNRPDKLNALNWQTMQELQQALAAVKDDPNVGGVILTGAGEKAFAAGADIGELAKQTPVSAKEFSLQSQEILRFIEHFPKPIIAAVNGFCLGGGSELALACHIRVASEKAKFGQPEVNLGIMCGNGGSQRLPRLIGKGRAIELLITGNMIDAAEAYRLGWVNHVTPPDQLIAKCEEILQTVFKKGPVAVKLTLEAVVHGLEMTLEEGVQLESNLFGLCFSTEDMKEGTKAFLEKRPANFQGK from the coding sequence ATGTCATTTCAAAACATTATTTTTGAAACCAAAAACAAAATTGCCTACCTCACCCTCAACCGTCCCGACAAGCTCAATGCGCTGAATTGGCAAACCATGCAGGAATTGCAGCAGGCGCTGGCCGCGGTGAAAGATGATCCGAACGTCGGCGGGGTGATTTTGACGGGCGCGGGAGAGAAGGCGTTTGCCGCCGGGGCGGATATTGGCGAGCTGGCGAAACAAACACCGGTGAGCGCGAAAGAGTTCTCGCTACAAAGCCAGGAAATTTTGCGCTTCATCGAGCATTTCCCCAAGCCGATCATTGCCGCGGTGAACGGCTTCTGTCTCGGGGGCGGCAGTGAATTGGCGCTGGCCTGCCATATTCGCGTCGCTTCCGAGAAAGCGAAGTTCGGCCAGCCGGAGGTGAATCTCGGCATCATGTGCGGCAACGGCGGCTCGCAGCGCCTGCCGCGGCTCATCGGCAAAGGCCGCGCCATCGAGCTGCTCATCACCGGCAACATGATTGACGCGGCGGAGGCGTATCGCCTCGGCTGGGTGAATCACGTCACGCCGCCGGACCAGCTCATTGCCAAATGCGAAGAGATTTTGCAAACCGTTTTCAAGAAAGGCCCGGTTGCGGTGAAGCTCACACTCGAAGCGGTGGTGCACGGCCTGGAAATGACACTCGAAGAAGGCGTGCAGCTCGAATCCAATCTCTTCGGCTTATGCTTCTCGACGGAGGATATGAAGGAGGGCACGAAGGCGTTCCTGGAAAAACGGCCGGCGAATTTTCAGGGAAAGTAA